A genomic region of Tenuifilum sp. 4138str contains the following coding sequences:
- a CDS encoding purine-nucleoside phosphorylase yields MLEKINQTVTYIKSKVTIEPEVGIILGTGLGGLVREIENQQALEYKDIPNFPVSTVEGHSGRLIFGTLGGKKVVAMQGRFHYYEGYDMKQVTFPVRVMKFLGIKYLFVSNASGGVNPDFEIGDLMIINDHINLMPNPLLGPNINELGPRFPDMHKPYDHDLIALAQKIGAELGFKLQIGCYVGTTGPTFETPKEYQYFRIIGGDTVGMSTVPEVIVARHMNLPVFAISIITDLGVPGKIVEVSHEEVQKVGAMAEQKMTRIFKEMLTRL; encoded by the coding sequence ATGTTGGAGAAAATAAACCAAACAGTAACCTATATCAAGAGTAAGGTTACCATTGAGCCCGAAGTGGGGATTATACTTGGAACCGGTTTGGGTGGCTTAGTTCGTGAAATTGAAAATCAACAGGCATTGGAGTATAAGGATATACCTAACTTTCCTGTTTCCACTGTTGAAGGACACTCGGGACGATTAATATTTGGCACCCTTGGCGGTAAAAAGGTTGTAGCCATGCAGGGCCGCTTCCACTACTACGAGGGTTACGATATGAAACAGGTAACCTTCCCGGTTAGGGTGATGAAGTTCCTTGGCATTAAGTATCTTTTTGTATCAAATGCCAGCGGGGGTGTAAACCCCGACTTTGAGATTGGCGATTTGATGATAATTAACGACCATATCAACCTAATGCCCAATCCGCTCTTAGGGCCCAATATCAATGAGCTTGGACCCCGTTTCCCCGATATGCATAAACCCTACGATCACGATTTGATTGCCTTAGCCCAAAAGATTGGGGCTGAACTGGGCTTCAAATTGCAGATTGGATGCTACGTGGGAACTACCGGCCCAACCTTTGAAACACCTAAGGAATATCAGTATTTCCGTATTATTGGCGGTGACACAGTGGGCATGTCAACCGTTCCGGAAGTTATTGTTGCCCGTCACATGAACCTGCCTGTGTTTGCCATATCCATTATTACCGATTTGGGTGTTCCAGGCAAAATTGTTGAGGTGTCGCACGAGGAGGTTCAAAAGGTAGGAGCCATGGCCGAACAAAAGATGACAAGAATTTTCAAGGAGATGCTCACAAGGCTATAA